A region of Oryctolagus cuniculus chromosome 3, mOryCun1.1, whole genome shotgun sequence DNA encodes the following proteins:
- the AMER3 gene encoding APC membrane recruitment protein 3, protein MELKRGKTFIKSSLQISHERAPEPAATAPAREDAGSSEKGSHTRPTVHGSDGCPNKEVQSDSEAGPVASGATFKLVRKSKTHESVPGAGRAAGTSGQLVGSASFPGPPGGQRMIDYRHFVPQVPFVPAVAKSIPRKRISLKRPKKCFWNLFHIRRNKTENVAALVAKGKSLSSPGGLSRAAGRRGTTLLPLGEDPGLDGLCHDLSDGDLLLDSSFDLCRALCEDVASLKSFDSLTGCGEIFADESSVPSLELNDSLESPARASQAPESKTPGGPFQGGVEKLASPAQNEVSDFTRFWDSVNRSVRQQHRALLGPWLAGPQGTDTDQPKLDTAELAELPLCPCRDPPSGSKASSIDTGTPKSEQPESVSTSDEGYYDSFSPGLEEDKKEAPSPGTPAATFPRDSYSGDALYELFYDPSESPVGPSLDDDLCVSESLSGPALGTPLSMCSFHVGAEENLAPAPGPDLLSQGFLQSSWKGKECLLKLCDTELAITMGIVNWLRRGPEPRTPHTAAPAPAPGESAPPLGPQKAPGGLVQKQEGRVDRASETRRATVCSAPSRQALWVHSGTKGLPAGDSTSLAGAVGDPFLEEGRQDHSDGRFSSVGSVATAATTDASNKSKTPAPPAWPSLQKEPRPPGNLGCFQDPRRPDQEGSTLDAEPVLTGCVARVAALQIDPDSQSLVAQPLREAMGSGLFRQPHAKCPENMQQDQLKSSPSKAASCDLLSPASLRDQRCADFIVDLSQLTVEPVGLSARACASVEDQPLPPSAGAVEQAVQRDQLDSEPPLATVVQQNSWSHSPEILGLTLDGQWDRGPSASVPRCCCSLLAHEDLLGNQPEAGGPRPAMAEPHL, encoded by the coding sequence ATGGAGCTGAAGAGAGGGAAGACCTTCATCAAATCCAGCCTGCAGATTTCCCACGAGAGagccccagagccagcagccactGCTCCAGCAAGGGAGGATGCAGGCTCCAGTGAGAAGGGCTCCCACACCCGGCCCACTGTCCACGGGTCCGATGGATGCCCCAACAAGGAGGTACAGTCGGACTCAGAAGCGGGACCTGTGGCCTCTGGGGCCACCTTCAAACTGGTTCGGAAGAGCAAGACCCATGAGAGTGTACCTGGGGCTGGCAGGGCAGCCGGCACCTCTGGGCAGCTGGTGGGCAGCGCCAGCTTCCCTGGACCTCCCGGAGGCCAGCGCATGATTGACTACCGCCACTTTGTGCCCCAGGTGCCTTTTGTGCCAGCTGTGGCCAAGAGCATCCCGAGGAAGAGGATTTCCTTGAAGCGGCCCAAGAAATGCTTTTGGAACCTGTTCCACATCCGCAGGAACAAGACGGAGAACGTGGCGGCACTGGTGGCCAAGGGCAAGAGCCTGTCCTCTCCTGGGGGCCTGTCGCGTGCTGCAGGGCGGCGAGGCACCACTTTGCTGCCCCTGGGCGAGGACCCGGGGCTGGATGGCCTATGCCACGACCTGTCGGATGGCGACCTCCTCCTGGACTCATCTTTTGACCTCTGCAGGGCGCTGTGTGAGGACGTGGCTTCACTCAAGAGCTTCGACTCACTCACAGGCTGCGGGGAGATCTTTGCAGATGAAAGCTCTGTGCCATCCCTGGAGCTGAATGACAGCCTGGAGAGCCCAGCCCGGGCGTCACAAGCCCCAGAGAGCAAGACTCCTGGAGGCCCCTTCCAGGGTGGGGTGGAGAAGTTGGCGTCACCTGCGCAGAACGAGGTGTCAGATTTTACCAGGTTCTGGGACAGCGTGAATCGCTCCGTGAGGCAGCAGCATCGTGCCCTGCTGGGCCCCTGGCTGGCAGGACCGCAGGGCACAGATACTGATCAGCCCAAGTTagacacagctgagctggctGAGCTTCCCCTGTGCCCCTGCAGGGACCCTCCCAGTGGCTCCAAAGCCAGCTCCATAGACACAGGGACGCCCAAGAGCGAGCAGCCGGAATCCGTGTCCACGAGTGATGAGGGCTACTATGACTCCTTCTCCCCAGGCCTCGAGGAGGACAAGAAGGAGGCCCCGAGCCCAGGCACACCTGCAGCCACCTTCCCCCGGGACAGCTACAGCGGGGATGCCCTCTATGAGCTCTTCTACGACCCCAGCGAGAGCCCTGTCGGTCCAAGCCTGGACGATGACCTATGTGTGTCTGAGAGTCTGTCCGGGCCAGCCCTGGGGACGCCACTGTCCATGTGTAGCTTCCACGTTGGGGCTGAGGAGAACCTGGCTCCAGCACCGGGCCCGGACCTGCTGAGTCAGGGCTTCCTGCAGAGTTCCTGGAAGGGCAAAGAGTGCCTGCTGAAGCTCTGTGACACAGAGCTCGCCATCACCATGGGCATTGTCAACTGGCTCCGCCGCGGCCCCGAGCCCCGCACGCCACACaccgctgcccctgcccctgctcctggggAGTCTGCACCCCCACTGGGACCCCAGAAAGCTCCTGGGGGACTTGTACAAAAGCAGGAAGGCAGGGTGGACCGGGCCTCTGAGACACGCAGAGCCACAGTGTGCTCAGCACCCAGCAGGCAGGCACTCTGGGTGCATTCGGGCACCAAGGGCCTGCCTGCTGGAGACAGCACCAGCCTAGCAGGGGCCGTGGGGGACCCCTTTttagaggaagggagacaggaccACTCCGATGGCCGGTTCTCCTCTGTGGGGTCTGTGGCCACAGCAGCAACAACAGACGCTTCTAATAAAAGCAAGACCCCGGCACCCCCTGCCTGGCCTAGCTTGCAGAAGGAGCCCCGACCACCAGGGAACCTGGGCTGTTTCCAAGACCCACGCAGGCCAGATCAGGAGGGGAGCACTCTGGATGCAGAGCCCGTGTTGACAGGCTGTGTGGCCCGGGTGGCAGCCTTGCAAATTGACCCAGATAGCCAGTCCCTGGTTGCGCAGCCTCTAAGGGAGGCCATGGGCAGTGGGCTTTTCAGACAGCCCCATGCCAAGTGCCCTGAGAATATGCAGCAGGACCAGCTGAAGAGCTCTCCCAGCAAGGCTGCTTCCTGTGACTTGCTCTCCCCAGCCAGCCTACGAGACCAGAGATGTGCAGACTTCATCGTGGACCTGAGCCAGCTCACGGTGGAGCCAGTGGGGCTGAGTGCCCGGGCCTGTGCATCTGTGGAggaccagcccctgccacccagtgcaGGAGCTGTGGAGCAGGCAGTACAGAGGGATCAGCTGGACTCTGAGCCCCCGTTGGCCACCGTTGTACAGCAGAACTCCTGGAGCCACTCCCCAGAAATCCTGGGCCTCACTTTGGATGGCCAGTGGGACAGGGGACCCTCTGCAAGTGTCCCCAGATGTTGCTGCAGCCTCCTGGCCCACGAGGACCTCCTCGGCAACCAGCCAGAAGCCGGCGGCCCCCGGCCGGCCATGGCAGAGCCCCACCTGTAG